From a region of the Branchiostoma floridae strain S238N-H82 chromosome 13, Bfl_VNyyK, whole genome shotgun sequence genome:
- the LOC118429027 gene encoding histone H2B-like — MPPKGGGKAAKKAGKARPAGAKGKRRRKRRETFGVYIYKVLKQVHPDTGVSSKAMGIMNSFVNDIFERIAAEASRLAHYNKRSTISSREIQTAVRLLLPGELAKHAVSEGTKAVTKYTSSK; from the coding sequence ATGCCGCCAAAAGGAGGAGGAAAAGCCGCCAAGAAGGCCGGTAAGGCCAGGCCCGCCGGAGCCAAGGGCAagaggaggagaaagaggagGGAGACCTTCGGTGTCTACATCTACAAGGTGCTCAAGCAGGTGCATCCCGACACCGGTGTCTCCAGCAAGGCCATGGGTATCATGAACTCCTTCGTCAACGACATCTTCGAGCGTATCGCCGCTGAGGCTTCCCGCCTGGCTCACTACAACAAGCGCTCCACCATCAGCAGCCGGGAGATCCAGACCGCCGTACGTCTGCTCCTGCCTGGTGAGCTGGCAAAGCACGCCGTCAGCGAGGGCACCAAGGCCGTCACCAAGTACACCAGCTCCAAGTAA